A portion of the Oncorhynchus gorbuscha isolate QuinsamMale2020 ecotype Even-year linkage group LG19, OgorEven_v1.0, whole genome shotgun sequence genome contains these proteins:
- the LOC124004725 gene encoding serine/threonine-protein kinase SBK2-like encodes MTAAAQELDELCFLSAQSMSTLETSDHFQMVKLLGEGSYGKVMLAVHKKRGTPMALKFFPRQSTSLFSFLREYNLSLSYCTHPSLTRALGIFFSTPCYYVFAQQAGLYGDLYSVIVSEVGVDEECVQRVMSQLSGAVSHLHSMGFVHRDIKPENIFLCDRTCNWVKLGDFGLARPTGCTIRAVWYDSPFCTPEVEEAKESEKVREQREEDGEEEENMWITVETTIDSWALGVLVYCLLTGCFPWEETTHNDPAYRKYKEWYDREMEREERSEGLRGEQEVIWCEGEREKDNILSLEMNQKSNPVAPQFEGFSPLLMSLFRELLNPQPRLRGGPDEILSYLGGPWLMETEREEKRKAEEVEKEARKIREAGTVEEGREREGRGER; translated from the exons ATGACA GCTGCAGCTCAGGAACTGGACGAGCTATGTTTCCTCTCAGCCCAGTCCATGTCCACTCTGGAGACCTCCGACCACTTCCAGATGGTCAAGCTGCTGGGAGAGGGATCCTACGGCAAGGTCATGCTGGCCGTCCACAAGAAGAGAG gCACTCCCATGGCTCTGAAGTTCTTCCCCCGCCAGTCCAcatccctcttctctttcctgcGTGAATACAACCTCTCCCTTTCTTATTgcactcatccctctctcacccgGGCCCTGGGTATCTTCTTCTCCACCCCCTGCTACTACGTCTTCGCCCAGCAGGCTGGTCTCTATGGAGACCTCTACAGTGTCATCGTGTCAGAG gtGGGTGTAGATGAAGAGTGTGTCCAGAGGGTGATGTCTCAGCTGAGTGGTGCCGTCTCACACCTCCACTCCATGGGCTTCGTCCACCGGGACATCAAACCAGAGAACATCTTCCTGTGTGACCGCACCTGTAACTGGGTCAAACTGGGTGACTTCGGCCTGGCTCGCCCCACTGGCTGCACTATCCGTGCCGTCTGGTACGACTCACCCTTCTGCACACCTGAGGTGGAAGAGGCCAAAGAGTCTGAGAAagtgagggagcagagagaggaggatggagaggaggaggagaacatgtGGATCACAGTGGAGACCACTATAGACAGCTGGGCCCTGGGCGTGCTGGTCTACTGCCTGCTGACGGGATGCTTTCCCTGGGAAGAGACCACGCACAACGACCCCGCCTACAGGAAGTACAAGGAGTGGTACGACCgcgagatggagagggaggaaaggagcgAGGGACTGAGAGGGGAGCAGGAAGTAATTTGGTGTGAAGGTGAAAGGGAAAAGGACAATATCCTGAGCCTGGAGATGAATCAGAAGTCGAACCCTGTGGCCCCACAGTTTGAAGGCTTCAGCCCACTGTTGATGTCTCTTTTCAGAGAGCTGCTTAACCCACAACCCAGGCTTCGAGGAGGCCCTGACGAGATCCTCAGCTACCTGGGTGGGCCGTGGTTgatggagacggagagagaggagaagaggaaagcagaagaggtagagaaggaggccAGGAAAATAAGAGAGGCAGGAAcggtggaggaagggagggagagggagggaagaggggagagataa
- the LOC124006435 gene encoding microfibrillar-associated protein 5-like, giving the protein MGSLPIALLLCSFHVLTAVAQAPQAEMELHRGDWNEEEALVSVSTLPPDCREETYPCTRMYSVHRPIKRCIHSLCLYSLPRVYVINKEICVRTVCQQDEYLKAELCRERSGWPKRFQRSTTNKKRCRNRHSNPKTWENKA; this is encoded by the exons ATGGGCAGTCTTCCAATCGCCCTGCTCCTCTGCAGTTTCCACG TCCTCACAGCTGTAGCCCAAGCCCCGCAGGCTG AGATGGAACTCCACAGAGGTGACTGGAATGAAGAGGAGGCTTTGGTGTCTGTTTCTACCTTACCACCTG ACTGTAGGGAAGAGACGTACCCCTGCACCAGGATGTACTCTGTCCACCGGCCCATCAAGAGATGCATCCACTCCCTCTGCCTTTACAG CCTCCCTCGTGTCTATGTGATCAACAAGGAGATATGTGTTAGAACTGTCTGCCAACAGGATGAGTACCTGAAGG cTGAGCTCTGCAGGGAGCGGTCCGGCTGGCCCAAACGCTTCCAGAGGTCAACCACCAATAAGAAACGCTGTCGCAATCGCCATAGCAACCCCAAAACCTGGGAAAACAAGGCCTGA